The genomic DNA GTCATCTGCAACCTCAATTGTTGGATCCGCAAATAAAAGTTCAAGAAGTTCTGCAGTCACTATTCCGTCTTGAGGAATGTCTAAGGAGGCCTGTCGAACAAGTTACTACAAGTTCAGTAACCTACATAACACTTTCCACTGCCATTATTTTGTTTACCCTTATGCAGTCGCATACAACGAAATCTGAAACTTACTTGCCAAGTTTTGACAGCACGTTCTGTTCCGGTTGAGAAGCTGGAAAACTCCATGTCTTCCTCACCCGAGTAAAAACCGAGTTTTAGCAATGCTTCCTGTCATCAACAATTCAAATCACTCGAATATCGGAACATTTCTGAATGCAGAATAAGAAAGAGAAAACCCAATTGAAATATGTTGATGCATTTTGGTTAAACAGAAGGAATCGTAGAATCCGAAAAATCAAACTCGCCTTTCAAAAGCAGACCTGCATTGCTCGGACTTCTTCACCTTCCAGTCCCTTCCGCAAAGCACTTCTGCTCCTCGTCCtcgtcttcttctcctcctGCTTCACTTCCGAAACCGCAATCACCTCCTTCTCCTGAATCTCCTGAATTTCCTGATGATTCAACTCCAGGGCTTTGGAGGTCGACCCTGTCTCCGCTATCAGATTCTTCTCCTTTAGCATCTGCAGCAAACCGGCGACGCTGGCGATGGTGTCGGACTCCGACACCACCGAAGCCCCTCCTCCCAGTCCTCCCTGGCGCTCCAGAGCCTGGATTTTGAGCTTGAGCTCCGCAATTTCACGGAGGAGCGCGTCGCGGTCGCGCGCCCAGCGCTGTTCCTCCCGGAGCCACCTCTGCTCCTCGCGGAGCCATCGCTGCTCTTCGCGGAGCCACCGGGACTCTTCGGCTGCGTCGTGGGAAGAATTTGAAGAGAAGCTGATGGTGTTGGGGAGTTTTAGGGATTTGAAGGAGAGGGAAAGTGGGGAGAGAGTGTCGTAGTGGTGGCGCCTGGggaggagaggaggaggaggaggaggagggtgaAGAAAGAGAACGAGAGAGGAAGCTGCAGACATCCGTGAGAAATCACAGGCGAAAATTGAAatgcaga from Pyrus communis chromosome 17, drPyrComm1.1, whole genome shotgun sequence includes the following:
- the LOC137721845 gene encoding protein disulfide isomerase pTAC5, chloroplastic isoform X1, with the translated sequence MSAASSLVLFLHPPPPPPPLLPRRHHYDTLSPLSLSFKSLKLPNTISFSSNSSHDAAEESRWLREEQRWLREEQRWLREEQRWARDRDALLREIAELKLKIQALERQGGLGGGASVVSESDTIASVAGLLQMLKEKNLIAETGSTSKALELNHQEIQEIQEKEVIAVSEVKQEEKKTRTRSRSALRKGLEGEEVRAMQEALLKLGFYSGEEDMEFSSFSTGTERAVKTWQASLDIPQDGIVTAELLELLFADPTIEVADDKRATTPKEDANGAAVTSATEITEVQQTVVKEEDGTEVEVSHHRVFLLGENRWEDSSRLITNKKKGGDGKTVGASTRCLTCRGEGRLLCTVFTCAECDGTGEPNIEEQQFLDWVEEGAKCPYCEGLGYTICDVCDGKPVA
- the LOC137721845 gene encoding protein disulfide isomerase pTAC5, chloroplastic isoform X3 — its product is MSAASSLVLFLHPPPPPPPLLPRRHHYDTLSPLSLSFKSLKLPNTISFSSNSSHDAAEESRWLREEQRWLREEQRWLREEQRWARDRDALLREIAELKLKIQALERQGGLGGGASVVSESDTIASVAGLLQMLKEKNLIAETGSTSKALELNHQEIQEIQEKEVIAVSEVKQEEKKTRTRSRSALRKGLEGEEVRAMQEALLKLGFYSGEEDMEFSSFSTGTERAVKTWQASLDIPQDGIVTAELLELLFADPTIEVADDKRATTPKEDANGAAVTSATEITEVQQTVVKEEDGTEVEVSHHRVFLLGENRWEDSSRLITNKKKGGDGKTVGASTRCLTCRGEGRLLCTECDGTGEPNIEEQQFLDWVEEGAKCPYCEGLGYTICDVCDGKPVA
- the LOC137721845 gene encoding protein disulfide isomerase pTAC5, chloroplastic isoform X4, with amino-acid sequence MSAASSLVLFLHPPPPPPPLLPRRHHYDTLSPLSLSFKSLKLPNTISFSSNSSHDAAEESRWLREEQRWLREEQRWLREEQRWARDRDALLREIAELKLKIQALERQGGLGGGASVVSESDTIASVAGLLQMLKEKNLIAETGSTSKALELNHQEIQEIQEKEVIAVSEVKQEEKKTRTRSRSALRKGLEGEEVRAMQEALLKLGFYSGEEDMEFSSFSTGTERAVKTWQASLDIPQDGIVTAELLELLFADPTIEVADDKRATTPKEDANGAAVTSATEITEVQQTVVKEEDGTEVEVSHHRVFLLGENRWEDSSRLITNKKKGGDGKTVGASTRCLTCRGEGRLLCTECDGTGEPNIEEQFLDWVEEGAKCPYCEGLGYTICDVCDGKPVA
- the LOC137721845 gene encoding protein disulfide isomerase pTAC5, chloroplastic isoform X2, with the translated sequence MSAASSLVLFLHPPPPPPPLLPRRHHYDTLSPLSLSFKSLKLPNTISFSSNSSHDAAEESRWLREEQRWLREEQRWLREEQRWARDRDALLREIAELKLKIQALERQGGLGGGASVVSESDTIASVAGLLQMLKEKNLIAETGSTSKALELNHQEIQEIQEKEVIAVSEVKQEEKKTRTRSRSALRKGLEGEEVRAMQEALLKLGFYSGEEDMEFSSFSTGTERAVKTWQASLDIPQDGIVTAELLELLFADPTIEVADDKRATTPKEDANGAAVTSATEITEVQQTVVKEEDGTEVEVSHHRVFLLGENRWEDSSRLITNKKKGGDGKTVGASTRCLTCRGEGRLLCTVFTCAECDGTGEPNIEEQFLDWVEEGAKCPYCEGLGYTICDVCDGKPVA